The Mytilus galloprovincialis chromosome 11, xbMytGall1.hap1.1, whole genome shotgun sequence genome contains the following window.
ataaaaacacatggaAAGACTGCTTGTGGATTCCAATCTTAAATTTCtggtgtacaaaattataatcctggtacctttgataactatttacaccactgggtcgatgccactgctgtttcgtgccgaggatatcaccagcctacctcggtgttgacatgaatataaattatgtggtcatttttataaatttcctgtttacaaaactttaaatttttggaaaaactcagaattttcttatcccaggctgttagattacaaaaaaaatcagtatttcacggatttggctttacttttggaccttttggattatagctttatcttttatataagctttggatttcaaatattttggccacgtgcatcactgaagagacatgtattgtcgaaatgcgcatctggtgccggaaaattggtaccgttaatgttattacattagccgtatttgtATGTGAAAAGAGAGCCGAATGCGTCAGTCTCTCCTGTCAGTACATAGCCTCTACACTACCAATACTCTATTGGTGCCTCCTCGTGGTAACACACGGATACTGGTCTCATTCGATGCTAGGCTTAACTGATGGAGATCGTGGAGCAACAATGGCCCTGTTGATGCAGTGTGTAGGCCCATCGGCGTGTGGATATGCCCTAGCACTCATTAACCTTGTCCCAGCTATGGGTAAATAGCCAGTCAGATGGGGGTTGATAGCCCAGAAAGGCAATCCATCTAGGAGAGACAACTCTGATACCAATCCAGGTAGATCTTTGCTCGGTAACCTAGGCCGGCATTCGATCTAGGGGAATGGAACCTCAACTACAAATCCACTGGCCCTCCAGGTTAGGGGGTTGAGCACAAGACTAACTATCTCGTCTCATAAAAAAAACTCTAGTTACGGAAACCAGACcagtaaacataaacaattgCAACGGTATACCAGTGGATGCACGTTGTCAAGGCAACAGCATGAACGTTGTTGGTGAAAGCTTTCTAGAAGCTAACAACAGGAAAAGCAACCTTCTGGGGCCGAAAGAACATCTAAAGATAGGAGCATGGAACGTACGAACCATGTATGAATGTGGAAAGACTGCCCAGGTAGTTAAAGAGATGCAATCGTACAATATTGATATTCTTGGAGTAAGCGAATGCAGGTGGACTGACTGTGGATCTGTTACAACATCTACAGGTGAAACGATTATATACTCGTAGAAAGGATAATAAACATCACCAAGGGGTTGCTATTATCATGAACGAAAAGGCTAAAGGTGCACTCATTGAATGGTCACCAGTAGGTGAGAGAATTATTGTTGCAAGATTCCATTCCAAATATGCCACAATGACAATGATACAATGTTATGCACCAAAAATGATGCAGATGATGAAACAAAAAGAACTTTTTATGAGAAACTCCAAAGTATAACCTGCAAAACACCACGACATGACATCCTTATAGTCTTAGGTGATATGAATGCTAAAATAGGAATTGATAACTTAGATAGAGAAAGAGTTATGGGCAAACATGGACTTGGCAGTATAAACGAAAATGGAGAACTACTTGTAGATTTTTGTGGAGATAACGACCTTGTTATTGGAGGTACACTTTTTCCACACAAAAACATCCATAAAATCACATGGAACTCCCCAAATGGTCGTGACAAAAAACAGATAGATCATTTGATGATAAACGGAAGATGGGAAAATTCACTTTTTGACGTGAGAGCTATGAGAGGAGCAGACTGTGGTAGTGACCATCACTTGATTTGTGGTAAAATTAGACAAGCTTAGAAAAGCAGTAAAAAATAGAACCAACAAGAGggaaatatttgacacatttaaattaaaacaacctGAAATTCTCAAGCTAAGAAACAGGTTTCAAGTGTTAGAAAACCTACAAGACAACAAGCCAAGTACTGTAGAAAGCTTAGAATAGGGATGGAGTAGGATTGAAACTGTGTTTAAAGAAACATCAAGAAACACTCTAGGGCTCCGACAACGTGAAAGGCAGAAATGGATAAGTGGTGACACATGGACTAGCATTCAGCAGAGAAAAGGCATAAAGACAAAATTGAACAGCACAAAATCAGAACGAATCCAAACTACCCTAAGGAAAGAGTATTCAGTCAAAGACAAAGAAGTAAAATGTAAAGCAAAAGCAGATAAGACAATATACCTAGAGACACTTGCTAAAGAAGCAGAGACAGCAGCTTCTAAAGGAGAACTTAGCAATGTTTATAAAATCACGAAAGAACTAAGTGGTAAGCACACGAGCTCCAGTGTACCATGTAAGTCCAAGGATGGTAAAATACTAGCCTCAGAAAGTCAACAACTGGAGAGGTGGACTGAACACTTTAAAGAAACATTGAATGCAGAACACCGGCAGATGTTCCAGTTATAGAACAGTTTGGAATGGAACTAGACATCGATATTGGGGAAGTATCAAGGGATGAGATCAGGAAGGCAATACTTAAACTCAAAAACGGGAAGTCACCTGGCTTAGATGAAATAACAGCTGCAATGCTTAAAGCAGACATAGAAACAAGCACAACCATGTTTCATGAACTGTTTAGACATATCTGGAGGCATGACACTATTCCAAATGATTGGGCAAAGGGTCTTATAATCAAACTACTCAAGAAAGGAGACCAAAGTGACTGCAACAACTGGCGTGGTATAACTTTGCTGTCAGTACCAAGCAAGATACTACTGAGAGTACTTTTAAACAGAATAGATGATGCTATAGATGAAATTCTGAGGAAAAAGCAGGCAGGGTTTAGATCAGGTAGAGGATGTATAGACCATATTTTTACACTCAGAAATATAATAGAGCAAAGTATAGAGTGGCAAAACAAACTAGTCCTTAATTTCATTGACTTTCGTAGAGCCTTTGACAGTATTAAAAGAAGTTGCTTATGGGCCATCCTTAGGGCATATGGTGTACCTTTTAAAATAATCACCTTAATACAAGCTTTCTACAACAACTATGAATGCTGTGTATTACATAACGGCCAACAGTCAGAATGGTTCCAAGTAACATCTGGAGTACGACAAGGGTGTGTAATTTCTCCTATCTTATTCATTACAGCAATAGATTGGTGTATGAGAACAACATTGGGTAATGAAATCACAGGCATCAAATGGACCATGAATTCTTTTCTTGAGGATTTAGATTTTGCAGATGATATCTGTCTACTTTCCAGCAACAGAAACAACCTGCAGAACAAAACCACCAGACTGAATGAAACAGCACAAAGTATAGGCCTGACTATTAATGAGAAGAAGACCAAGCTCATGAACAACAGCAGTAACACAATACAACCAGTGTATTTTGGACATAACATCATAGAAGAGGTTGAGGACTTTACATATCTTGGAAGCATGCTAAGTAACACCAATGAAACAGCAAAAGATATAAGTGCCAGAATAAGCAAAGCCAGATATGCATTCTGCCAACTACAGCCCATATGGAAGAGAAGGTCAATCAGTCTGAAAACAAAGATCAGAATATACACCAGCAATGTGAAGTCAGTCCTTCTATATGGGGCAGAATGCTGGAGAATTATCCAATCAGACATGAAAAAGCTTTCCTCATCAACATGAGGAATATGTAATCTGGTTGTTTAAATGAATTGTAACTACTACacaaatttaatattaatttttccCAACCCTTGTCTAAAATGCAAGCCAGTACAAAAAGGTTGATAAAAATTTAATCAATGGAAATGAGTCatcaacattttattgattttgtttatgaACTTATTAAAGTCAACAATTACAggaaatggaaataaaaaaaaacagtttattttCTGGGGAACACTTTCTATGTACTAAGTAGTATGGATGAGCATCTTGAATCCTTTTCACCACTTCAAACTTTATAATAAATCATGCCATTATCTAAAACTACTAAAAAAAAGATGATATTATTCACCAgaaatgtcataaaaaaaatagtacaaaatAAGGTGGTCGGGTAAATAAAGCTGATAGTTGTCACATATAAAATTCTAGAGGTCAGAAGGCATATTTTAAATTGactaatatattttaaaatactccTTGTGacattcaaaatttacatttatatttgatCATACTGTAAAACCAGTTGTACTGTATGCTTCTGAAATTTTAGGCATGTTTGACACcagaaaatgtaataaatataacaGTGAAAATATATTTGACCAGATTGTTAATACTGTACCAATTGAAAAGATTAATCTTAATATGTGCAGATATTTGCTGAAAGTAAATAGAAAAACATGTAAACTGGCATTGTGTGGTGAGCTAGGCCGTTTTCcattatatattgatattattaTGTCAATGGTTAAGTACTGGATTAGATTATATAATGATAAACCTAAAGATGCTTTACTGTCAGAAGCATTAGCTGAAAATATTACTATGATAGATAATAACCAACAATGTTGGCTTAGTtgtattaaatgtattttgaatgaATGTGGATTGTCACActtttataagaatccaaaatcttttaaaaaaaaatttttgttaGTATTAAGAAAGTGTCTTAAGTGTAAATTTGAAAAACAGTGGTCTCAGCAATTACACTAGTGATAGGTTGAGAACATATAGATTATTcaagaatatttttaaatttgaaaaatatttatctgtggtaaataatgataatgatagaGTGAGTATGACAAGGTTCAGAACCAGCAGTCATAAACTTCATATTGAAATTGGTAGATACACTATACCAAAAACTCCTATAGATAACAGGATTTGTAAGAACTGTAATATAAATTTGGTTGAAGATGAGTTACCTTTTTTATTAAGTTGTCAAAAATTTTCTCATTTAAGGAAGGAGTTAATCTACAACCGTTTAAATAAAAACTTTACTAATTCCACAAATATTCATTCTCAGTTTATGTGGTTGTTAAGTAATGAAGACACTGATGTATGTAAAAGTATAGCTAAGTACATAAACATGTGTTTTTTACTTAGAATATAAGTGTGAGATTTTTGTTTACTGATTATAATATGTAAAATGATTACTTATATTTTATACACTAGAATTACCATTGGAACACACATACCATGATACTTGTGTAGTATCAGTTTTAGTTAAGATTATATAAATGTTATTCTTTGTTGTATCTATGCTATTAATGATTATGTTCATAATTGagctttctttaataaaatatttcgtatTTCGTATTTCGTATAATTATCTAAACTCCATGATATTgcataattttcaaatatatctaAACTCCATGATAAAACATAATACATAATGAATATATACAGGTCATGTAGGTAATATACacatgtttttgttaaaaatatataaaacgttaatatctttaaataaacaaatattttgaaatatcttaatatgtatgtataaaaatgGAGGGTAACTGGATGTCCGGCTAAGCTGTTCATCCTTACCACGAGTAACACGAGGATTAATGTACCGAGTTCGACTGTAGTTTATTTATGCATGGCCTTtattgaggcccctcatggggggtcctagtaatcacataatcaccatttttttgccaatataatcacataatcattaaatatttgcttatctttagtaattaaataatcataaactaaaaatacagtcctaggtaatcaaataatcatgaaatatttggcttaataatcaaataatcattaaaaaaacggccaagtaatcacataatcaaaaaccccatgagggccctctttATTGGCCGTCTATACAATTGATTATATCAACTTtgatagatagttgtctcattttcaatcaaaccacatctccttgtttttcTATTTACTGTCCATTCAGTCCAGTGTGTTGTCGTGTGGTTCTGTAAAATATGGTCagccatataaaaaaagaagatgtggtatgattgccaatgagacaactatccacaaaagaccaaaatgacacagacattaacaactttggtcaccgtacggcctttaaaaatgattgtttgtcatgtttgtcaaCAAACTTaacatttataaggtttatcgCCAGTATGTGTCCCCATGTGTCTAGTTAAGCTGTTTCTTTGACTGAATCCTTTACCACaaacatcacatttataaggtttgtcgccagtatgtgttctcatgtgtgtAGTTAAGATGATTCTTTGATTGAATCCTTTACCACaaacatcacatttataaggtttatcgtcagtatgtgttctcatgtgtgtAGTTAAGATGCTTTTTTGATTGAAGACTTTAGAGCAAatatcacatttataaggtttattaccagtatgtgttctcatatgTGAGGTTAAATTGCCGCTTTGATCGAACCCTTTACAGCAAATATCACATTCGTaaggtttatcaccagtatgtgttctcgTGTGTCTAGTTAAGCTGCCTCTTCGACCGAATCCTTTACCGCaaacatcacatttataaggtttatcgCCAGTATGTATTTGTATGTGTTTATCTAAGTTTCCTTTGTGATTAAAAACTTTTCCACATACATCACATGTATAAGGTTTGTCACCAGTATGTATCCTCATGTGTGCAGTTAGATCGGCTCTACCTCTAAAATCTTTACCACATTCATCACATTCATGAGGTTTCTTTCCAATGTGTTTTCTCCGGATGTGAAACTTTAAACCATCACTCAAACTAAACCCTTTGCCACATTCATCACATTGAAAAGGTTTATTGTTTCCATTATGTCTTTCTATGTGTTTGGTTAAGTGTGTTTTATGAATAAACCTTCTACAACATATATCACATGTGTACGGTTTAACACCAGTGTGTATTTTCATGTGTTGAAGTAAATAAGGTTGCCGACTAAACGTTTTATTACACACACCACATATAAAAGGTCTATCAGATGTTTGTGTTCTCATGTTTCGAGACTTTCCTAGCAACTGGACATTTATGGAATCATTGTCTGTTGTGGTATTTCCATCAAATTTAAAAGGTTTAATTCCTGCATGTGTTCTCATTTTTGTCTCTAGATCTAAATTACAACTCCAATCTTCATCACAAATAGTTTGTTCCACAATTTGACATCTTGTTTGATCCTGTGGTGCATGGCAATGAGTCTCACCAAGGGAGATAATTAGTGGTGCATGGCAACAAGACTTGTCAATGGAGATAATCCCAGGAGTTTTAACTTCGTTATTAGACATAGTTTCTAATACTCTATATACTTCGTTGCTTATCTGTCTAATGGATATCCTTATTTATTCTGTATGTAGTCTATCTTTGAAATGATTTACTTTAATTGTAAATTTTGAGAAATGGGGAGGCAATCATGTGCCTGTAAGCTGAAAATACATAAATGTGTATTCATTTACTTTATTATCTACCAACAGTCACAaccgatatatatataaattcgtCGTTGCAGAATGTAATGCatccttgaaaatatttttaaaagtgtacacTCAAACGTCATAATTGGTGCAATTTGCACAAGTCATCCGGATTGTAGAGATTGGGATTTGCAAATGAGTTATTATCGGGGAAATTATGTATATTCCCatgtaatatataaaatagtcgagctttaaaatgtatattcaaaaaGTAGCTGTAAATATACTGGCTTCTTCTATCCACATTCTgacatttatttcaattaaaaaaacaagcacaaaatcatcagaacggaacaaaattcgaacttgatctgtaacttaattgtcatgataaatcaataacccaaatatcaaatcaatatcattTAGAACGAAGAAAAAGGGTGGGAAGCTTAATAATAAATTTTCACAGACAGACAGGCAAAATGCAAACACACAGTCCACTTTGACTTCGTCATTTTGCATGTTTTGGAAATACTACTGCTGTAcatgttagtccaaataattaagacatcttgAGAGGAGTACGCCTTACGTCCAaggaaggcgtcaaagcaaatatttaaaatagccttccaagacgtcataattatttggattaaatggtgatttcaaattctaatttatagtttttaaaacgtgatttcaaattctaatatATAGTTTTGGGatgccttatacatgttatagattgAGCTTACGACGTATCTGTTGAcactatattatataaaaaaaaacatatgatttaAAAGACGTAGGATGTTTAACCAATTAAGATCAATTAAGAAGTTCATAATATTATATGAACTGATTTACAAGAGCAATAACTTGAGACTTATTACTTTATTAGTTGGTCCGATTTGTCTCCGGGCCGAAATGTCATTCGTCTGTAGGCGTATACAGAGTTAAGTGTGTGATCAATGATCATCAATGTAAAACGCAGCATGTAAAATACGGCCATATTAATATCCAAATTTTTATGATTAACATTAATAAAATATCAACACATCATCCACATgcgtaaaatataaatataaatcataaatatcCATGAAAAATACAAACCTTTCAtgtcatgtgtttctttgttgacaaTGTATACATGAACGGGCGATAATCGATTCTGAAATTGTTTATGGAGCGCCTGGTAAACAATTGATTTCTTTACTAACGGCACAATTCATGCCCACAATTCATTGCTCTTCATACAAACAAATTTGAAAGAACATGATTCTtcatttgttatttctttatgGTGAAGAACATGATTCACcataaagaaataacaaaacacacaatgtgatatattgaaaaagaaatgacatgcgtttatcatttgtttatcttgagttcaacttcgtactttatttggcttttttttaaaaacttttttggattcgagcgtcactgatgtagacgaaacgcgcgtctggcgtatatataaaatttagtcctggtatctatgatgagtttattatcaagTTGACCGTACAACACACAATTAATTTACACGCTTGAAAATATAATGTACACTCATCAGAATATACAATATACTAATCTCATAATAAAAAGTGAACACTGTACATAAAGAGAACACCTGCAAAGGGGTTTAAAAGATAAGTTAGATTAGATTAGATTAGAACACATATTATTGAAAACTTGACATCAAATCAGTAAATAACTGCTAAATTCCCTAATCTTCTTGTCTCCGTATAAGCATCCTTTATAAGGATCACCACCATGAGTTATGGCGTATAAAGGAAGCATTTGGTGCCTGTATCGGAAcagattaatgtgagcatttgcctaccCAATTCCACAGCCAGGCCGTGACGGGTCTTAttaccagaaagttaaccttccactaaacataatacaatataaaaataaaacataccaaCTCACACACTCACCTGATTCGCTCAGTCCGCAATtaataagtattaaaagtgtatttttttctatgtatcaAATATCCCTTTTTAAATATCTCAGTGTGTGTTTTAAATGGGAAAGGGTCATCCCGGATGCCCCACAAATGCCTTGGCAAAATACGTCTAATTAACTTAAAGGTAATAACGAGGAATCGGTTAGGACAAAATCTATCAAAACCGACACTACCAAATGCCCTGCTGTATCAATGGTAGAGGAAAGCCGAAAATCCTACTGAAAAGGATCTCGGAAAGAAACTACCGATCCATTAGGAGAACAGCAAGAACTCAGACTTCAAATAATAGGTCTGATAGTTTCCAATGGAAACTACTAATGGAAACCATATGGGCAGAGCATATGTCTCAAACATACTTGAAAATATCTGCAGAGGTTTTCCTCAACAAGAAAATAATGACCgaaattgaaagtatataatcTATGGATGATAAAATGCATCAAAGAAAGCAATTTAGAAGACTAATTTGGATGATGTTGATGGATTCTCTCTGCAAAAATTTCACGTCCGTTCTCATCGACATTCACCGACACTAGAAACTATACATCTATATGCggttttatgtttatttatttctcgagatttctttatcatgtttattgttaaAATTTATGCGACAAGCAGTTGCATATTTAACATGGTTATTTCCCCCGAACGTGTAGATACTTTATTTTGTACATGGATAAATTTGTTCATAATAAAACGATAAATCattgacagaaaacaaaacatgtatcaTTACAGAAATGcattatttataaatacattttctgtcaATGATTTATCGTTTTATTAATTATATGTTTTTCTTaagtaacaatcctattgtttggaaTTACTGATCAAAATTCTTATTCTAATTCATCGTATGcaacgttatatatatatatatatatatatatatatatatatatatatatatatatatatatatatatataatattgtgatgttgagacgagttgtatatataaaacgtctgaataatagtagtcaacgattttccccacgagggcgctggaccgttacgagtaacgatacatgtacacaataaataaat
Protein-coding sequences here:
- the LOC143051602 gene encoding uncharacterized protein LOC143051602, encoding MSNNEVKTPGIISIDKSCCHAPLIISLGETHCHAPQDQTRCQIVEQTICDEDWSCNLDLETKMRTHAGIKPFKFDGNTTTDNDSINVQLLGKSRNMRTQTSDRPFICGVCNKTFSRQPYLLQHMKIHTGVKPYTCDICCRRFIHKTHLTKHIERHNGNNKPFQCDECGKGFSLSDGLKFHIRRKHIGKKPHECDECGKDFRGRADLTAHMRIHTGDKPYTCDVCGKVFNHKGNLDKHIQIHTGDKPYKCDVCGKGFGRRGSLTRHTRTHTGDKPYECDICCKGFDQSGNLTSHMRTHTGNKPYKCDICSKVFNQKSILTTHMRTHTDDKPYKCDVCGKGFNQRIILTTHMRTHTGDKPYKCDVCGKGFSQRNSLTRHMGTHTGDKPYKC